In Diceros bicornis minor isolate mBicDic1 chromosome 13, mDicBic1.mat.cur, whole genome shotgun sequence, the sequence GGCTGTCATTGGTGGGGAGGAAGCAAGGATGTAGGGCAGAGGgcatgaggaggagagaagaggaagggctGCCCCTTCCTCTAGAGAGCAGGTCTTTGGGGAAGAGAGACCTGGTTGGCAGTGATGGCCTCAACTGTCCAGTTGGCATGGGGCAGTTTTGGAGCATGAGATAAAGTGCACAAATAAAAATCCGCAGCCTCACTCGAGTCTCTTGGGTCTCCGGGGTTTCTCAGGGTTGGAAACATCACTGCATTCTTttcctccctggctgcctgaggaTCGACCTCCATCGTGAACAACACAGTACTATCCGGATCAGGATGTTCTGGCCAGTCAACTACTTCAGTGGAAGCATGGTCATCGATATCTTCACCCTGGGAAGGCAACAGTACCTAAGACAGAAATTTGGGGAAAACTAGCCAAGATGTACAAGACCACACCAGATGTCGTCTTTGTATTTGGATTCAGAACCCATTTTGGTGGTGGTAAAGCAAAGCTTGGGCAGGATTTATGATTCCTTGGATTATGCAAAGAAAAATGAACCCAAACACAGCCTTGCAAGACATGGCCTGCATGAGGAGAAGAcctcaagaaaacagcaaatggaATGTGAGAATGGAACGAAGGTCAGGGGGACCCCAAAGGTCAACGGTGGTGCTGGCAAAAAGAAGGACCAAAGATTCTGCAATGACTTTATCTGTGGTGATTGTGCAGATTTTTCATGAGAGGATTAATAAactatgaaaattaaaagaaaaaattatcattACCATTCAGAATAGCAGATGACAGTCTCTCACACACGCCTTTCATGCCAACTCCCAGCAGCCTTCACCCCTGTCAGAGACCAGCTGGACAGTTGTTGGCACCCAGCTCTGATGGTAAAAGTGGATCCCTGAGTCCCAGAGTGCTGCTGCCCgtgtattctctctctctgacgCCCCCACCTTCCTTGACACTGCACACCTTACTActctgttttccttctctttctccagatGCTGCTTTTTAGTTTAATCATCCAGTCAACAGTTATTTGTTGACCACTTGCTACGTGCCAGGGGCTGTTCCCCAGCGGAGAAGAGAGCAGTCTctaccttcatggagcttatattctggtGGGGCTGACAcatagtaaaaaaagaaaatacatgaataaatatataattgcaGGAGTGCTGAGTgatctgaaaaataataaatcaaggaagggagggagagagtgatGGGGAGAGGAGTGGTAATCTAGGAGAGAGATCAGGGAAGCCTGCTTCAGAAGAGGTGGCTTGGgtgcagagacctgaatgaagtgaaGGGGTTCTAGgcggagggaacagccagtgcaaaggcccaggAGCAAGAACGCTCTTATCCCCAGTCTGTGCCTTCGCTGGTGGGGTGCCCTgaggctcctcctcctctctgctccctcccctggGGGATGACATCTACCCCTAGAACCTCACTTACTACCTGCATACCTGTGCCTCCTGGGTGTCCTCCTCCTACCAGATATACTATTGGTGGCCAACACAGCCAATGCTGATAAGGTGCTAGGCCTTCCccacaatcctatgaggtagatactaacATCATCcctatcttacagatgagaagagaGGCACAAAGAGCCTAAGAAactcacccaaagtcacacagctaggaaatggaggaattgggatttgaatccagtctACACTCCTGACCACCTCCACCCGCTCAGCACCCTAAACTAACCACGTCCAACCAGAAGTGCATCATCTTTCCCAGCCCCAACCCTCTCCTCTTCCCGTGTACCCTGCCACCAGCCTGTCATCTCCTTCCCCCTGCCCCACGCTGACGGTGGGAGCTGCAGTAGTGCTGTGTTGCGGGGAGAAGTCGGTGGGGCCTGGGATCTGGGCCCCTCTGGTTTCCTCAAGCCCTAACCTGATCCCTCCCCACCACCGCCATCCCACAGGCCTGGGTGATTCCATTGAGGATCAAAgctagagaaagagggaggaggagcagcCAGGTCCCCTCCCCCAGGACTGGCCATATCTGTCACCTCTGGAGAAGTCACTGGCTGGAGGGGTGTGTGTGGTTCCCTGGGACTAAGGACAGGCAGAGCTGGGGAAGAGGGAGCTTCTCCTCCATGCCCTACCCTGCCAGGATGCCTGAGATGGGAGGTTGAGAGAGGCTGCCCTGGGGACTGAGCTGCCAGGTTTTCTGCTTCCAAGTTCTTCccagctcccctctcctcctgcttCAGAGAAGTGCCCCCCCTATACCACCCTGCTGGCTCTCCAGATCCTTGAATAAATAATTCAGGTTTTGAAATCTTGCCAGGCACCCCCCTCCCGTGCTGAGAGGGCGCTATTGGGCTGACATGAGTGACGTCACCCAGCTCCTTATCCCAGCCCCAGCATCATCAGGACCTGCCCGGCAGCAACTTACCTGCCTGGTCACTGTGAGTCGAGACCCTCTACCCTGTCCCACTCACCCTGGGGCCCACTCACCACAGTCACTTAGTATCTTCATTCCAAGGTTCAATAACCCTCATCACTTAGCTTTGTCACCTCAATACCTCAGTACTTGTGACAGGGTCATGGTGACCTGAAGTCCCATCACCTGGACACTCCATCTTCTCTTTCCCTGCCACCGCTTCTGCTACGCTGGGATCCCTGAACCCCATCGCACCACAGAGTCACCCCGACACTTGCTATGGTTGCCCTGGGGGCTTCCTTCTTTACGTCAGCGACCCAAGCCACCATCCCCCAAGATCCTGTCACCATGCTCATACCGTCACTGCCACCCACCTCCCTGCTCCCTCGTGCTCCTGTCACCATCATCTCAGGGCCCCATCATCTTGGCAACCCCCGTCATCCTCAGCGGGGACGCCCATTCAGCCCCATCACTCGATCTCCATCGCCTGAATTCCGTCAGCCTGTCTCTGCCACCCGAAAGTCCCATCACCCCACAACCTATCCGGTCCCCTTTCCGCTCCCCCTACACATCCTCCGCAGCCTCCCCGAGACTTCTCCAAGGATCTCCCACCAGCGCCCCCGAAACCCCCAGCCCGCAGAGGGCGCCGCGTCAAGGACAGCGCGGGCCAACtcgggagggggcggggccgcggccaCGGTCGCTTTTTATGAATGGGGGAGCGGGCGGTGCGAGGCCTTATTACTATGCCGCGCGACGCGCTGCGCTCCAGCGCGACGCGCCCATTGGCTGGCAGGCCGCTGACGTCACTGAACCGgtggccgggggcggggcggggcggggtgacTCACGCCGCTTCTCCCGCGGCCGCGGGGGCTTCTCGGGGTCCGCGCACATCTTGCACCGTCCGGACCCGAGCGGAACCTCCCCTCGGCCCAGCCGCGCCCAGTCCCGAGAGGTGAGTAGCAGGCCCAGCCGCGGGCACCAGGCGTCCGAGAGTGCACGCAGGGTGCTGGGACGCTGGGCCGGCGGGTTAGCGGGGGTCGGAGGTCGAGACCCGGAATCCCGATTCTGGGCTAGCAGGCTAGCACCCAGTGTCCGGATGCTGAGAGCTGTCAGCTGGGTGAGCCGGTGCGGCTGAGTACTCCTACAGCGACCCGAGGTCATCTGAAGTTGGGCCGGCAGGAGGCGTCTAGGGCAGGGACCCAGGCGTCCGAGCAGGAGGAGGTGTCTGACTTGGGGATCCAGACATCCGGGCAGGAGGCGGAGTCAGGCCCAAGATCCAGGTGTCCGAGCAGGAGGGGTCTGACTCAGGATCCTGACTTTCAGGAGATGGTGTCTGTTCCAAAGACCCAATGGTTCAGGCAGAAAGAGGGGTCCGGCCTGGGACAAAAGTCTGGGCAAGTGTCTGTTGGGGCGGGGTGTGGTGAGTTCCTAGGTGTTCTTAccccaggagtgcaaggtggGGGCTGGTGAAAGCTTCACGCGCCTTCCCGGGGGGCGGAGCCTGGGGCTGGCAGTACTGAGAATCGTGAGGGGTCTGGCAGCCTGAGAAACTGAGCGTCATCCTCCCTCAtagggagggagcagagcagcTCTCAGTCTTGAGATGTGTTTCCCTCCCCCAGTCCTGGGTCTTTCTCAGCATCTCCTGGATCCTATGGGTCCCCATCCGTTTATGGTAGTCCTTCATCTGGTTCTCCTCTGGTCACACACGTGGGAGCAAGAGGCCTGCAGGACCCAGGGAGTTGGAAGGAAGTGTGAAGAGACCCAGGACAGGGATCCTGCTGGCCCGGGGGCATGGGAGAGGACAAAGGTATCCTAGAAGGAGCCCTGGGGCATGAGTGGGGGGACAAGGCATTGTGACCCAGCCAGTTACCCTGAGGGAGAGACCCCCACCACGTATCCCCAGGGGCACCGCACCCCCTCCAGACTCCTCCACCCAGCACCTAGCCCTGCCAGCTTCTCACAGGGCCTTTCTTCTACAGGTACCATAATGTGGGGTGCAAGCAGTCCCTTGGCTTGGCTCTCCGCTGGCCCAGGCAACGTGAACGTGAGCAGTGTGGGCTCAGCAGAGGGGCCCACGGGCCCAGCTGCACCGCTGCCCTCACCCAGGGCCTGGGATGTAGTGCTGTGCATCTCTGGCACCCTGGTGTCCTGTGAGAACGCACTGGTGGTGGCCATCATTGTGGGCACTCCTGCCTTCCGTGCCCCCATGTTCCTGCTGGTGGGCAACCTGGCCGTGGCAGACCTGCTGGCGGGCCTGGGCCTGGTCCTGCACTTTGCTGCTGTCTTCTGCATCGGCTCGGCAGAGATGAGCCTGGTGCTGGTTGGCGTCCTGGCGATGGCCTTTACTGCCAGCATTGGCAGCCTACTGGCCATCACAGTAGATCGCTACCTTTCTCTGTACAATGCCCTCACCTACTACTCAGAGACAACCGTGACGCGGACCTATGTGATGCTGGCCCTAGTGTGGGGGGGCGCACTGGGCCTGGGGCTGCTGCCTGTGCTGGCCTGGAACTGCCTGGATGCCCGGGCCACGTGTGGCGTGGTATATCCACTCTCCAAGAACCATCTGGTGGTCCTGGCCGTTGCCTTCTTCATGGTGTTTGGCATCATGCTGCAGCTCTATGCCCAGATCTGCCGCATCGTCTGCCGCCATGCCCAGCAGATTGCCCTCCAACGGCACCTGCTGCCCGCCTCCCACTACGTGGCCACCCGCAAGGGCATCGCCACACTGGCCGTGGTGCTTGGCGCCTTTGCCGCCTGCTGGCTGCCCTTCACCGTCTACTGCCTGCTGGGTgatgcccactccccacccctctaCACCTATCTCACCCTGCTCCCTGCCACCTACAACTCCATGATCAACCCCATCATCTATGCCTTCCGCAACCAGGACGTGCAGAAGGTGTTGTGGGccatctgctgctgctgctcctcttccaagatcCTCTTCCGATCCCGCTCCCCCAGTGATGTCTAGTCGCATCCTGGTGACCCTTCAGCCCTGATCACTACAGAATTCCAGGATGTTAGGTCCTCCAGGAGTTCGTTCCAACCCCCTAGCTCCACACCCGCAAGACCCAGGTGGTTCTGGAGTTCTAGGACATTGGGTGTTTCACAGGATTCTGTTCAGATCCCTGCAGGGCCCGGCTGGCTCCATGGTTCTAGAATGTTCAGGTGGTCAGGGTTCCACTCAGAAATGTCCCACAGCCAAGCTGGCTTGGAGTTCCAGAATTCTGCTGGGTGTTTTACAGTGCCATTCCAAGTCCCCAACCTTCCCCCTCCCTTGACCTTGACCATGTCACTTTACTTTCGAGTTTCTGAGCTAAAGAGTCAGAGAGGTTAGTCACTCAGTTGCCTAGACAGGACAAAGAGAaagatttttctatatatatgtacacaaagAGAGTATctatttatgatttatttatttatttatgaatttatttatgggaggtaagggggaaaaaagagacccACATGTTGAAATCCAGGCCATACCAGGGTACTCCCAATCCCCACACCCCCATTTCTGACCTCAGTTCCTAGAGgggggaaagggagaaagagaaaccatgtattttgttattatttttgcttattttttatcgAAGAGATCATAGAAACCAGAGCCTTCTCCCCAGGCCCGCCCCCCTCGGGTTTGCAGGAGGAATACACCAGCctctggttttttatttttttaagaagccATCACCTGAGCAACCGAGAATTCCTCTGCGCTGGGGGCCAGCTGCCCTCTGGTGGCCGTTTGGGGAAAACTGCAGCCCGGTCAGACAGCCGTGACCAGACAGAGCAACCCCAACGCCACTCCAGCCTGGTGTCCAGTGCCACAGCCAGGCTGGGGGCCAGGCCTCACCCAGCAGTGCCCTAGAGGAGGCAGGGCACGAGTCAACACCTGACCCCTCTGCCAACCGGGGTATGGCTCCCAGTGCTTCCCTATTTCTGTCCCCAACCCAACTCtcaataaaaaatgattttgtgATAAATATGTTTCCGTCTGTGTACGTGGAGAGGGTGGAATGGGGCCTGATGGGGGAGAGCCTGGAATGGGAGTATTAGGCCAGGCCTGAGGGCCTGTTGGGGGATCTGgggagctggagacccagggtggAGTGTGGCTGGCAGGTGACACCCCTTCCTCAGGATGCCAATCTGATGGGCCTTTCTGCTCTGACTTGGGCACCTCCCTCTGGAGACAGGAACCAGGGGTGATGGACCTTTCTTGGGTTGAGGATGCCCACATCCCGCCCACATTAGCTTGAGTTTGGGGCTTTGGTATGTAGTATATGCTCAAAGTATGTCAGTTTCCTTAATAACAACAGCCCCTTCTAACCGCGGtgtttactgtgtgctgggcaccgtGCAAAGTCTGTGTTATCTCATTTGTGCCTAACAAGCACCCATGGCACAGgtaatattgtctccattttacaaatgaggaaactgaggccgagaGAGGGTTAGTGACTGGCCCAAGGGAACATCTGTTTCCAGAACCTGTGCTCTGTCAACTGGCCAATGGCCTCTCATCTCCTTCCTTCCCAAGCCTGGGGCTTAGGACATCCTGGACCATGACTTGTGTTGGGGTTCATTCTCAGAGCCAGCAGCCACATTTGGGAGGTGGTTGGATGGGGTCTGGTCATTCTGGAGCTGGAAGAGCTTCTTTCCTAAGCAATGATGAGTGATGGTAAGTGTATGCATGTGCCCTTGTATGCCTTTGAGGACATAAATGTGTAGGCCCCTGAGGTTTGGGTGTTTTGGAAGCAGAAAGAATGGGTTCACAGGCAAGGGCAGGAGCAGGTTTGGGGTGTGGCTGAAGAGGAAGCCCTGACTAGCCAAGCCTCCCAGCTTCCCAGGCCTCACAGGAGTGCAAAGCCTGGAGGTAGGGCCCTCAGAGCATTCTGGCCCACCCTTTCATTGTACatatggggagactgaggcctgaaGAGGAGCAGCCACTTGCTCAGACTCACATAGCTGTGCCAGGCTGGGAATTGGGTCTTTTCTCCATTTCCCTGGCCAGAGCTCTTTTGCCTGGTGTTCAAGACCCCTCCCCAACAGTGGCCACAGGAGTCCAAGGGGAGTAGACATGCCAACAGGGGCTGGGTCAGAGCCAGTGGAGGGCAGGCCTGGACTGAGCTACACACAACTCCAGTCAGGCACAAAGTGGGGAGGCCCCACCAGGTCAGGTCAAGCCTTATCTTCTCTCCCCACCTTCATGGAAGGTCACTGAGAAAAGACCCCCACTCAGCAAGCACCTCCCCCTTGCCAAGCTTTGGGCCAAACAGTTCACACAATATCACCACGGCCTCTGGGCTGGTAttattattctccccattttacagaagaaggagTTGAGACTCTGAGATTAATgggccttcattcattcactgccATCCTTATGGACAGCTTAAATCCTAGCCGGGAGAGACAGTAGTAGAGAGACAAGTTAAAAATAAGGTAACGtcaggggtcagcccagtggcatagcagttaagttcgcgcgttctgcctcagcggcctggggtttgcaggttcggatcccgggcgcagacctgcaTATCGCTCATGAATCCATgccatggcagcatcccatatacaaagtagaggaagattggcaacagatgttagctcaaggccaatcttaaTGTCAGAGAGTGATAAGTCctcagagaaaaacaaagtagGGAAGGGGCACAGGGAGCGTgtgtaattttgaaataataggCTGAGACAGGCCTGACTGAAGGGGACATTTgatttgcctaaagtcacacagttagtaaggagttgagctgggatttgaacccaggtccatTTGACCCCAAATCTGTTTCTTTCCTGGGTGAAGGAGTGGGTTTCAGGAGCAGCTCAGAAACAGCAAGCATGGACACCTGTGCAGGAAGGCCTGTCCCTGGGCCGGGGAAAAGTTGGGGGTCTCCAGACTAACCCCAGACCTtagggaggggcaggggagggaagggCCTCCTTGCTGCCCTCACCACACTCCTGAGGATCTCCTATCACTGTCCAGAAGGAGAGGGGCCCGGTGGCCATCCTACCCTCGGCAGGCTCAGCCCGTTGCTTCCCCATCCCAGCTTCTGGCTCCAGGGCCCAGCAGGGCCTGATGCTTGTCAGCTTCGTGTCCGGGAGGGCCTGTGGGGGGCCCCCATGCTGTGGGTCCTCCTCTGTCTGTCAGGGTGTGGTATGATGGGTCTGAGGCATTTCTGGGAATCTGTATCTGGGGTCCTGGGCCCACCCTGAGGGATGTCTGAGTCTGCCCTTGGGTTGGAGCCTGTgtgcgtggtggggctggctggcTTCTCCCTCCTCCCGGGGTTCTGCTGGTACGGCTCAGGTCCTCCCTATACCCCTGCCCcgtgcttcctccaggaagcctcctcgGCCGAGACCTCCTGTGCCTGTGAAGCTGTGGTTTATACAACATGCCTTGCTACACTTCTCCTTAGGAAACATTTATAGAGAAGTCTTGCTTTCCTCATCAGAATGGGGGCCCCTGAAGGCAGGGCTGTGTTTCCCCTCCAACTGAGGGTCcctgagagaagggacatgtcTGCCCCCTCAGACTGAAGCCTTCTATGTCTTTTTCAGCCTCAGACTCATCTGGTGCTCAGCCTGGGGCTGCTCAGTACGACatgcccgtgtgtgtgtgtgtgtgtgtgtgtgtgtgtgtgtgtgtgtgtgtgtgtgtgtgtgtgtgtgtgtgtgtgtgtgtgtgtgtgtgtgtgtgtgtttgggggttaGCCAAGCCGTCCAGCCTCTCTGcctctgccagttttccaaacCCATGCCTGATCCCAGCCAGCTACAGAGGCCCAGAAGGGTGAGCTGGGCAGTGTGGGCTCCTGGGATGGGAGGAGGCAAGGGCTGGGGCCCAGAGCCCTGCCTTCCTGCTGGGGTAGGCcctagggtgggggtggggcccatctctcctccccttcttcccaggtcctgtgtggggaggtgggcagCCCAGCCCTGAGTGCTGAGCCCCCGCTGGGGCCATGACCGCCTCTCCCTGCAATAAGTGAGGAGACAGCAGCTATTAATATAAGATGAGTTCACGGGCTCACAGCTTCCGCAGGCTGGAAAACAGGCTCCCAGGGCTGGGGGCTGCGGCAAGTCTCGTTCTGTCAGATTCTCTCCCAGAGCCTGCAGCCCGGCAGCCCTGCATCCCCCAGCTCCGTACACGCTGAGACGTGTGCGCACGCTGGCACATGCACACGGACACGTGCACACGGGCACACAAAGGCACACGTGGGGGGTCCAGGCCTCTGGCTgttcagaaaacacacatgcccACACATCCAGACATGCACTACCCAGACGTATCTGCAGACTGGTACACACACACTTGTGCACATATATCATtgcacacatggacacacaccaTGTCAACTTTATGTCCACATGCTTGCATGTAGGAACACATAGTTAAATGTATGTACGTGCCCttgcacacatgtgtatatacacagaGACTTACCCTTGGCAAGTGTAAGTGTGCACATGGGTCCAGATATGCTTGCATACCCAGCCCCATTTGCACACCCACATATATACAGACACAAAACTGCACATGTGTATACAGATGGTATCCACAGTCCTGCATACAGGACCACATCCAAGGACTTGAATGCATGTACCTGCCCTTTTGCACACAGTGTACACACAGTCGCACAGGCTCTCCACTGCTATCTGTGCTCAGCAATTATGAATTCACAGGCAGACCCTTGGTTTCTAGCACCATCAAGCTGGCTCAGCCTCCCCTCCCTGTCTCCCAATGCCCCCACCAGCCTCATGACAGGCAGCTCGTGCTCCTGCCAACCCCAATGCCTGCCTTCGGCTTCCCTCCCCCCAGGGGTCCCCAGATCCCTGATTAACCCCCTCGCTAATTGGCCACCAGCCCCTTGACTTTGCTGCAGGCCTTCTCAGGAGCTGGGAGCAAAAGGCTGCAAATTGGCCAAGCAGGAGGGGTCTGGGGAATAGAGTGCGGGGGCAGGGTGAGGGTGCTGTGCGCCCAGTGCCTGGCTGGAGCCAGGCAGGGCACCCCCTCTACCAGGGCCAGGGGAAACACCGACATCATAATCTCTCAGGACGGCACTCCTACGATTCAGGTGTACACAGTCCCATGAAACCTTCCCTGCACGCACATTTACACACACTCCCCAGTCGTGTGAATGGACATGTTCCACCCCACTTCTTCACACAAAGGCATGTGAACATTTGCACATATCCAGTACACTCATGAACAAACTCAGCACGCATGCAAGCAAAATCTTACACATCCATAAATTCACCCGCCGGATATGCAGAGactatttatatatgtacat encodes:
- the GPR3 gene encoding G-protein coupled receptor 3 → MSGGTRHCDPASYPEGETPTTYPQGHRTPSRLLHPAPSPASFSQGLSSTGTIMWGASSPLAWLSAGPGNVNVSSVGSAEGPTGPAAPLPSPRAWDVVLCISGTLVSCENALVVAIIVGTPAFRAPMFLLVGNLAVADLLAGLGLVLHFAAVFCIGSAEMSLVLVGVLAMAFTASIGSLLAITVDRYLSLYNALTYYSETTVTRTYVMLALVWGGALGLGLLPVLAWNCLDARATCGVVYPLSKNHLVVLAVAFFMVFGIMLQLYAQICRIVCRHAQQIALQRHLLPASHYVATRKGIATLAVVLGAFAACWLPFTVYCLLGDAHSPPLYTYLTLLPATYNSMINPIIYAFRNQDVQKVLWAICCCCSSSKILFRSRSPSDV